In Anaerobacillus isosaccharinicus, one genomic interval encodes:
- a CDS encoding spore maturation protein: protein MEWISLISIWLIPLLIVFILLYGTAKKVPTYETFVEGAKEGFGMAISIIPYLVGMLVAISVFRASGAMDFLINLLKPALQAIGIPTEIVPLAFIRPISGTGALGMTSDLIATYGPDSFIGRLASTMQGSTDTTFYVLTVYFGAVGIKKMGDALKVGLLADLVGIIASIIIVTLVFGSM from the coding sequence ATGGAATGGATTAGTTTAATTTCGATCTGGCTTATACCATTGTTAATTGTCTTTATATTATTATATGGTACCGCAAAGAAAGTTCCTACATATGAAACATTTGTAGAAGGTGCGAAAGAAGGATTTGGTATGGCAATTTCGATCATCCCTTACTTAGTAGGAATGTTAGTTGCGATATCCGTTTTCCGTGCATCAGGAGCCATGGATTTCTTAATTAATCTCTTAAAACCAGCATTGCAGGCAATTGGTATCCCTACTGAGATTGTACCTCTTGCATTTATTCGGCCTATTTCAGGGACAGGTGCTTTAGGAATGACGTCAGATTTGATTGCAACGTATGGACCAGATTCATTTATTGGTAGATTAGCGTCAACAATGCAAGGAAGTACAGATACAACTTTTTATGTTTTAACCGTTTATTTTGGGGCAGTAGGAATTAAAAAAATGGGTGATGCTTTAAAAGTAGGCTTACTAGCTGACTTAGTTGGTATTATTGCTTCCATTATAATCGTAACACTTGTTTTTGGTTCCATGTAA
- a CDS encoding nucleoside recognition domain-containing protein produces the protein MVNIIWMAMLIIGIIFAAINGKMDAVNEAIFKGAQDAVTICIGLISILVFWLGLMRIAQASGLLEGLAKLMKPMATRIFPEVPSNHPAMGYILSNMTANLFGLGNAATPMGIKAMEQLKVLNGNKDSASRSMITLLAINTASITLIPTTVISIRMNYGSVNPTEIVGTTLMATACSTFAAIMIDRFFYYRRLKKGRDL, from the coding sequence ATGGTTAATATTATATGGATGGCTATGTTAATCATCGGCATTATTTTCGCAGCCATAAATGGAAAAATGGATGCAGTAAATGAAGCTATTTTTAAAGGAGCACAAGATGCAGTAACCATTTGTATCGGTTTAATTAGTATTCTCGTATTTTGGTTAGGATTAATGCGAATTGCGCAAGCTTCTGGATTATTAGAAGGGTTAGCTAAATTGATGAAACCAATGGCAACCCGTATTTTTCCAGAGGTACCTAGCAACCATCCAGCGATGGGATATATATTATCAAACATGACAGCTAACTTATTCGGGTTAGGAAATGCAGCTACCCCAATGGGAATTAAAGCTATGGAACAGCTGAAAGTTCTAAATGGTAATAAAGATTCAGCAAGCAGGTCTATGATTACGTTACTTGCCATTAATACAGCCAGTATTACATTAATCCCAACGACGGTTATTTCCATTCGAATGAACTACGGCTCTGTGAATCCTACTGAAATTGTTGGGACAACTTTAATGGCAACAGCCTGTTCAACATTCGCTGCGATTATGATAGATCGCTTCTTTTATTATCGCCGTCTTAAAAAAGGTAGGGATCTGTAA
- a CDS encoding D-alanyl-D-alanine carboxypeptidase family protein, producing the protein MVKKIFVKLNVVLIVVLLLFSISTANVGAYNFSVSGQAAILIEQESGRVLYEKDAHKQLRIASITKIMTAILAIESGKMDEIVTVSSNAFGTEGSSLYLRLGEKIKLEDLVYGLMLRSGNDSAVAIAEHVGGSLDGFVYLMNQKAKELGMHKSVFNNPHGLDDHEEHYSTAYDMALLTRYAMKDEKFKIISATKSYRAPQEGENWDRIWQNKNRLLTQLYKHSTGGKTGYTKRAKRTLVSTATKDNVNLIAVTLNAPSDWQDHMNMFNWGFETFEVLPVVEKGIVGNLEDDFYKNKVSANYSFEYPVTSEEKQLVNKKITLYNPPKGTEWQEKGAPNPVGKITIELKGTNIGEVPLSFVGELQEEKKSFWSKLIELVFLTLGVNKDG; encoded by the coding sequence ATGGTGAAAAAAATTTTCGTGAAATTAAATGTGGTTTTAATAGTAGTTTTATTACTATTTTCGATATCAACAGCGAACGTAGGAGCATATAACTTTTCCGTTTCCGGCCAAGCTGCAATCTTAATAGAGCAAGAAAGTGGACGAGTGTTATACGAGAAAGATGCACATAAACAACTTCGAATTGCTAGTATAACGAAAATAATGACTGCGATTTTAGCGATCGAATCGGGGAAAATGGATGAAATTGTTACTGTAAGTAGCAATGCATTTGGAACAGAAGGTTCATCCCTATATTTAAGATTAGGAGAAAAAATAAAGCTTGAAGATCTTGTCTATGGATTAATGCTCCGTTCAGGTAACGATTCAGCTGTAGCAATAGCTGAACATGTAGGTGGTAGTTTAGATGGATTCGTTTATTTGATGAATCAAAAAGCGAAAGAATTAGGGATGCATAAATCCGTATTTAACAACCCTCATGGCTTAGATGATCATGAAGAACATTATTCTACTGCTTATGACATGGCCCTATTAACTCGTTATGCAATGAAAGACGAGAAGTTTAAAATTATCTCAGCAACGAAAAGCTACCGAGCCCCTCAAGAAGGAGAAAATTGGGATCGAATTTGGCAAAATAAAAATCGCCTTTTAACTCAGCTTTACAAACATTCTACAGGGGGGAAAACAGGTTATACGAAAAGGGCAAAACGTACATTAGTTTCGACAGCTACAAAAGATAACGTAAACTTAATCGCTGTAACTTTAAACGCTCCCAGTGATTGGCAAGACCATATGAATATGTTTAATTGGGGCTTTGAAACCTTTGAAGTGCTCCCAGTTGTTGAAAAAGGTATTGTTGGAAACTTGGAAGACGATTTCTATAAAAATAAAGTGAGTGCAAACTATTCGTTTGAATACCCAGTTACGTCAGAAGAAAAACAGTTGGTAAACAAAAAAATAACCCTTTACAATCCGCCAAAAGGAACTGAATGGCAAGAAAAGGGTGCTCCTAATCCGGTAGGAAAAATCACGATCGAGCTTAAAGGAACAAATATTGGTGAAGTACCACTCTCATTTGTCGGTGAATTACAAGAAGAAAAAAAGAGCTTCTGGTCTAAACTAATCGAGTTAGTTTTCCTTACTTTAGGAGTGAATAAAGATGGTTAA
- a CDS encoding DUF421 domain-containing protein: MPGWVEIIIRSVVAFIILLITSKLFIKKSIAHFSYFDATSMLIIGVILAFGSFQIGIPIGYSLTALITWIAIVGMANYISMKSISFRNFIHGKGIPVIKDGKVLEDNLKKERYTTDDLLKQLRAKNVFKVADVEFAVLESSGDINVLLKKENQPLTAKDMLIPVAPIKEPQTVVMDGKVMDEALATIGLSRAWLEGELDKQGFAIENIFLGQVDSFGELTVDLFDDKIKVAEPKERPLLLASMKKVQADLEIFSLQTENEQAKKMFVNCATEMDEALKRVQKYLH; the protein is encoded by the coding sequence ATACCAGGTTGGGTAGAAATAATCATTAGGTCAGTAGTAGCCTTTATAATTCTACTGATTACATCAAAGCTTTTCATCAAAAAATCAATAGCTCATTTTTCTTATTTTGATGCAACATCCATGCTGATCATAGGTGTTATTTTAGCGTTTGGGTCTTTTCAAATTGGAATTCCAATCGGATACTCCCTTACAGCATTAATTACTTGGATTGCAATAGTTGGAATGGCGAACTATATTTCAATGAAAAGCATTTCTTTTCGCAATTTCATTCATGGGAAAGGAATCCCAGTAATTAAGGATGGAAAAGTTTTAGAAGATAATTTAAAGAAGGAACGGTATACAACTGATGATTTACTTAAACAATTACGAGCAAAAAATGTATTTAAAGTAGCAGATGTTGAATTTGCCGTTCTTGAATCAAGTGGTGATATTAACGTATTACTTAAGAAGGAAAACCAGCCATTGACTGCTAAAGATATGCTTATTCCTGTAGCACCAATTAAGGAGCCGCAAACAGTTGTGATGGACGGAAAAGTGATGGATGAAGCATTAGCGACCATTGGGCTAAGTCGTGCCTGGCTTGAAGGCGAATTGGATAAACAAGGATTTGCTATAGAAAACATTTTTCTTGGACAAGTGGATAGCTTTGGCGAACTTACAGTTGACTTGTTTGATGATAAAATTAAAGTCGCTGAGCCTAAAGAACGACCACTGTTACTAGCATCGATGAAAAAAGTACAAGCGGATCTGGAAATTTTCTCCTTACAGACAGAAAACGAGCAAGCGAAAAAAATGTTTGTAAACTGTGCCACTGAAATGGATGAGGCGTTAAAGAGAGTCCAAAAATACCTTCACTAG
- a CDS encoding DUF1657 domain-containing protein, which yields MTIGSQVKQCLASLKSIEANLNSLALKTEDEEARQAFHETCLKTRKVVQEMETRVSELEFEEPQYKGV from the coding sequence ATGACAATCGGGTCACAAGTTAAGCAATGTTTAGCCAGTTTAAAAAGTATCGAAGCAAATTTAAATAGTCTAGCGTTAAAAACTGAGGATGAAGAGGCAAGACAAGCCTTTCATGAGACTTGTTTAAAAACGCGCAAAGTTGTTCAAGAGATGGAAACTAGAGTAAGCGAATTAGAATTTGAAGAACCGCAATATAAAGGAGTATAA
- the spoVAE gene encoding stage V sporulation protein AE, with protein MIFFWAFVVGGIICLIGQLLMDVMRLTPAHTMSTLVVSGAVLDGFGLYEPLIDFAGAGATIPITSFGNALVHGAMAEAERHGLVGVITGIFEVTSAGISAAIIFGFIAALIFKPKG; from the coding sequence ATGATTTTCTTTTGGGCTTTTGTTGTAGGTGGGATTATATGTTTAATTGGACAATTATTAATGGATGTCATGAGGCTAACACCTGCACATACAATGAGTACATTAGTTGTTAGTGGTGCGGTTCTAGATGGATTTGGCTTATATGAGCCATTGATCGATTTTGCTGGAGCTGGAGCAACAATTCCAATTACTTCATTCGGTAATGCACTCGTTCATGGTGCAATGGCAGAGGCTGAACGCCATGGGCTTGTAGGTGTTATTACAGGGATATTCGAAGTAACTAGTGCAGGTATATCAGCAGCCATTATCTTTGGTTTTATTGCAGCCCTTATTTTTAAGCCAAAGGGATAA
- the spoVAD gene encoding stage V sporulation protein AD → MRLGHRTWLFENKPKIIATGTICGPFEGKGKIPNDFDTIHGDLWLGQDSYEKAQRVMFEEACTKAVEKAGLTKEDIEFLLAGDLINQITPSSFASRTLSAPYIGLFGACSTSMEGLALASLIVDSGFGNIVLAGTASHNAATEKQFRYPTEYGGQKPPTAQWTVTAAGAAIVSSQGEGPVVTSATLGKVIDMGMSDPFNMGGAMAPAAVDTIEAHLKDRNIDLSYYDYVFTGDLGTIGREIALDLLKKHSISVNEEKFQDCGLLIYKEDQPILAGGSGCGCSAGVTYGHLLNRMRKGEIKRMLVVATGALLSPLSFQQKETIPCIAHAVSIEAGGVGL, encoded by the coding sequence ATGCGCTTAGGTCATCGAACTTGGCTTTTTGAAAATAAACCGAAAATAATAGCAACAGGAACAATATGTGGACCCTTTGAAGGGAAGGGGAAAATTCCTAATGATTTTGATACGATCCATGGTGATTTATGGCTAGGACAGGATTCGTATGAAAAAGCACAAAGAGTAATGTTTGAAGAAGCTTGTACTAAAGCTGTTGAAAAGGCTGGTTTAACAAAAGAGGATATTGAATTTTTATTGGCAGGAGACTTAATAAACCAAATTACACCTTCTAGTTTTGCAAGTAGAACATTAAGTGCACCTTACATAGGACTATTTGGAGCTTGCTCAACTTCAATGGAGGGATTAGCACTAGCGTCGTTAATTGTAGACAGCGGCTTTGGGAATATTGTTTTAGCAGGTACAGCAAGTCACAATGCGGCTACGGAAAAGCAATTTCGTTATCCAACGGAATATGGAGGTCAAAAGCCGCCAACAGCCCAGTGGACAGTAACGGCAGCGGGTGCAGCAATAGTTAGTAGCCAGGGAGAAGGCCCTGTTGTTACATCGGCTACTTTAGGTAAAGTCATTGACATGGGAATGAGTGATCCATTTAACATGGGGGGGGCGATGGCACCAGCAGCAGTTGATACGATTGAAGCACATTTAAAAGATCGTAATATTGATCTTTCTTATTATGACTATGTTTTTACTGGTGACTTAGGAACGATTGGTCGTGAAATTGCCTTGGATTTACTTAAGAAGCATAGCATTTCAGTCAACGAAGAAAAATTCCAGGATTGTGGTTTACTGATTTATAAAGAAGATCAACCTATCTTAGCTGGTGGTAGTGGTTGCGGTTGTTCTGCTGGAGTAACCTATGGTCATCTCCTAAATCGAATGAGAAAAGGTGAAATTAAGCGAATGTTAGTAGTTGCAACTGGTGCCTTATTGTCACCATTATCCTTTCAACAAAAAGAAACCATTCCTTGTATCGCCCACGCCGTATCGATTGAAGCGGGAGGTGTTGGATTATGA
- the spoVAC gene encoding stage V sporulation protein AC — protein sequence MSDQKKKNLTPVQQEYQTLAKKREIKRPVLKNCLKAFLVGGFICFLGQFVQTFYVHFFEFNERTAGNPTVATMIFVAVLLTGFGVYDRLGQFAGAGTAVPVTGFANSIASAAIEHRSEGYVLGVGGNMFKLAGSVIVFGTFAAFVIAIIKTILVGWGGL from the coding sequence ATGTCTGACCAAAAAAAGAAAAATTTAACTCCAGTTCAACAAGAATATCAAACTTTAGCAAAGAAACGTGAAATAAAACGTCCAGTTTTGAAGAATTGCTTAAAGGCATTTTTAGTAGGTGGCTTCATTTGTTTTCTAGGGCAATTTGTCCAAACTTTTTATGTGCATTTTTTCGAATTTAACGAAAGAACTGCAGGAAATCCAACGGTTGCCACGATGATTTTTGTAGCAGTATTGCTGACAGGATTTGGTGTATATGACCGTTTAGGTCAATTTGCCGGAGCTGGAACAGCTGTACCAGTCACTGGATTTGCTAATTCAATTGCCTCAGCTGCAATTGAGCATCGCTCTGAAGGGTATGTATTAGGTGTCGGTGGTAATATGTTCAAACTCGCAGGTTCTGTTATCGTTTTCGGAACGTTTGCTGCTTTTGTTATAGCGATAATTAAAACTATTCTCGTCGGGTGGGGTGGACTATAA
- a CDS encoding YhcN/YlaJ family sporulation lipoprotein: MKKLFAFFLIISFLTGCNMMGQGEVKPLYIGSNKVEDQTKADEAKQIVLSMDEVTAVRGATFDEDIYVAVKVKQFDRFFLDEIRKEAYDKIKKRYPDAKVHVSTDKKVLLELEKLEIQINNNKIKRKEFEKQWKRIEDFMKG; encoded by the coding sequence ATGAAGAAACTTTTTGCCTTTTTCCTTATTATTTCTTTTTTAACAGGCTGTAACATGATGGGTCAAGGAGAAGTTAAACCATTATATATTGGTTCAAATAAAGTTGAGGACCAAACAAAGGCAGATGAAGCAAAACAAATTGTTCTGTCAATGGATGAAGTTACTGCAGTAAGAGGAGCGACATTTGATGAGGATATATATGTTGCAGTAAAGGTAAAACAATTTGATCGCTTCTTTTTAGATGAAATTCGAAAAGAAGCCTACGACAAGATAAAAAAACGTTATCCAGATGCAAAAGTCCATGTCTCAACGGATAAAAAAGTGCTCCTTGAGTTAGAAAAATTAGAAATACAAATAAATAACAATAAGATTAAAAGAAAAGAATTTGAAAAGCAATGGAAAAGAATAGAGGATTTCATGAAAGGTTAA
- a CDS encoding DUF1657 domain-containing protein, which produces MTVAAQVKQTLAGLKSAQASFEGFALQTDNQQAKQMYQTCAQQTQMIVDTLTPRIQEIEQEEPQYKN; this is translated from the coding sequence ATGACAGTAGCAGCTCAAGTTAAACAAACATTAGCAGGTTTAAAAAGCGCACAAGCAAGCTTTGAGGGTTTCGCACTGCAAACAGACAATCAACAAGCGAAACAAATGTATCAAACTTGTGCACAGCAAACGCAAATGATCGTAGACACTCTAACACCAAGAATTCAAGAAATTGAACAGGAAGAACCGCAATATAAAAATTAG
- a CDS encoding alkaline phosphatase family protein, which translates to MKKFVSLLVVLLCIAGCQQPLENDASIKGLEKGDKDPRKKVILVMIDSMTGSVVDRTKEKGTIPSLQFLMENGQYYDDLVAPFPSMSVVIESTLLTGTMADGHRIPGLNWYHVDEDRYIDYGTNIEKTLKLGPKQSFEDSVYHLNNTHLNQNISTIFEELHDKGYTTGSVNFIIYRGHKSHPVQIPIMFQELLDLPEAMQTNGPDLLAFGQLVKPKALKDKSLPESIFRKLGLNDEYSVEATKALIQAGEQPDFLTVFLPDFDREAHEHGIHYLKGFERAETFFQEILNSYESWDKALEENIFIVLGDHGQDKLLDNDVQLTIDLEQIYEGISVAPLGEKVSDYEIAFANNHRMSYVYAPNDPSFLPHLAEMAMIDERIAIASWVDGEWIYVTSPDYSSYFRFKPGNTYRDRYDQGWDIEGDEKIASIKIEGHVIKYAEYPDVLNQLQSALYSHDIPTLILAAKPSYQFYTEGAPVHVDGGEHGGIHANDTLAALIIAGTDKKPNNRRFVDLKDYIIDLVENQ; encoded by the coding sequence ATGAAGAAATTCGTTTCTTTACTAGTAGTTTTACTATGTATTGCTGGGTGCCAACAGCCCCTTGAAAACGATGCATCAATAAAAGGGCTTGAAAAAGGAGATAAAGATCCTCGTAAAAAAGTAATTCTAGTCATGATTGACTCAATGACTGGTTCTGTTGTTGATCGTACAAAGGAAAAAGGAACCATACCCTCATTACAATTCTTAATGGAAAATGGGCAGTATTATGACGACTTAGTAGCACCATTCCCCTCTATGTCTGTCGTTATTGAAAGCACATTATTAACAGGAACAATGGCAGATGGGCACCGAATTCCAGGATTAAACTGGTATCACGTAGATGAAGATCGCTATATTGATTATGGAACAAATATAGAAAAAACACTTAAACTGGGACCGAAACAATCATTTGAAGATTCGGTCTATCACTTAAATAATACTCACCTAAATCAAAATATATCGACAATTTTTGAAGAATTACACGATAAAGGGTACACAACTGGCTCGGTAAATTTCATTATTTATCGTGGACACAAATCCCATCCCGTTCAAATCCCGATCATGTTTCAAGAATTATTAGACTTACCGGAAGCTATGCAAACAAATGGACCAGATCTTTTAGCTTTTGGACAGTTAGTGAAGCCCAAAGCCTTAAAAGATAAAAGCTTACCAGAATCTATCTTTCGTAAACTAGGTTTAAACGATGAATATTCTGTTGAAGCGACAAAAGCTTTAATTCAGGCAGGCGAACAACCTGATTTCTTAACTGTATTCTTACCTGATTTTGACAGAGAGGCCCATGAGCATGGTATTCATTACTTAAAAGGATTTGAAAGAGCTGAAACATTTTTTCAAGAAATTCTTAACAGCTATGAAAGTTGGGATAAAGCTCTTGAGGAAAATATATTTATCGTTTTAGGTGATCATGGTCAAGACAAACTACTCGATAACGATGTTCAGTTAACCATTGATCTAGAACAAATTTATGAAGGAATATCAGTTGCTCCACTTGGGGAAAAAGTTAGTGATTATGAAATTGCTTTTGCAAATAACCATAGAATGTCTTATGTTTATGCACCAAACGACCCTAGTTTTTTGCCTCATCTAGCTGAAATGGCCATGATCGATGAACGGATTGCAATAGCTAGTTGGGTAGATGGTGAATGGATTTATGTTACATCCCCCGATTATAGTTCATATTTCCGTTTTAAGCCTGGTAACACTTATCGTGACCGTTATGATCAGGGTTGGGATATCGAGGGTGATGAAAAAATTGCTTCTATTAAAATTGAAGGACATGTAATAAAATATGCCGAATATCCTGATGTTCTTAATCAGTTGCAATCTGCATTGTATAGTCATGATATCCCTACGCTAATATTGGCAGCAAAGCCTAGCTATCAGTTTTATACAGAAGGTGCCCCTGTCCATGTAGATGGGGGAGAACATGGTGGTATTCATGCGAACGATACACTTGCAGCATTAATTATCGCCGGTACTGATAAAAAACCAAACAATAGACGTTTTGTTGATCTAAAGGATTATATTATTGATTTAGTGGAAAACCAATAA
- a CDS encoding superoxide dismutase encodes MGQLEQNQFVDELLTWSRDQQETVKTRDHKERLVLLERSLLNLQKRNAYISSEEIMTLSKRANELYREFNHDDAFSHDENIFVTDKKSNVVKRKETEGKRVPIGEHRLPPLPYAYNALLPYIDEEIMRLHHAEHHKSYVDGLNKAEKEMEKARQTGNFDLIKHWEREAAFHGAGHYLHTIFWNVMSPKGGGHPKGALSNQIDVDFGSFDNFKEHFSEAAKNVEAVGWAILVWAPRARRLEILQAEKHQNLSQWDVTPILPLDVWEHAYYLQYKNKRDLYVDNWWNVVNWDHANERFLSAQQIQWEPF; translated from the coding sequence ATGGGACAGTTAGAACAAAATCAATTTGTTGATGAATTATTAACTTGGTCGAGGGATCAACAAGAAACTGTAAAAACAAGAGATCATAAAGAAAGACTTGTATTACTTGAGAGAAGTTTACTTAATTTACAAAAAAGAAACGCCTATATTTCTTCAGAAGAAATTATGACCCTATCCAAAAGAGCGAATGAACTTTATAGGGAATTTAATCATGACGATGCTTTTAGCCATGATGAAAATATTTTTGTGACAGATAAAAAAAGTAACGTAGTAAAAAGAAAAGAAACTGAGGGTAAGAGAGTGCCTATTGGAGAACATCGGTTACCACCGCTCCCTTATGCCTATAATGCGCTTTTGCCTTATATTGATGAAGAGATTATGAGGTTACACCATGCAGAGCATCATAAAAGCTATGTGGATGGGTTAAATAAAGCAGAAAAAGAAATGGAAAAAGCAAGACAAACTGGTAATTTTGATTTAATAAAACATTGGGAAAGAGAAGCAGCCTTTCATGGTGCTGGCCATTATTTGCATACAATCTTTTGGAATGTCATGAGCCCAAAAGGTGGAGGACATCCTAAAGGTGCTCTTAGTAATCAAATTGACGTTGATTTTGGGAGTTTTGATAATTTTAAAGAACACTTTTCAGAAGCGGCAAAAAATGTTGAGGCTGTTGGCTGGGCAATTTTAGTTTGGGCCCCAAGAGCTAGAAGATTAGAAATTTTACAAGCAGAAAAACATCAAAACTTAAGCCAATGGGATGTAACTCCAATTTTACCTTTAGATGTTTGGGAACATGCATATTATTTACAGTATAAAAACAAACGAGATTTATACGTAGACAATTGGTGGAATGTTGTTAACTGGGATCACGCCAATGAGAGATTTCTATCAGCACAACAAATTCAATGGGAACCATTTTAA